One part of the Halopenitus persicus genome encodes these proteins:
- a CDS encoding BtrH N-terminal domain-containing protein, which yields MSAIHDGRRGSATPEGFDHASGFHCGSTALHGLSNRYGWVASETVCFGLGEGIGFTYFTPGSSPDRAFFGRSPELETTFLDRIGVAYDHRSGGGWGRTRDRLETRLADGDPVLLATDVARLPYFDTDTHFAPHRVLCVGLEGGDGGSGHGRVALIADNEFDDVKRVPLATLRDAMTDDHLVPIRNRTTVVTDPHPERLPAGSEGVTAIEDAVETVFEEAIESTARSMLDPSTAADRSRDAAFAVAGVEGIRTLAADLPQWADRSEPRWTARMAAQNVEARGTGGGAFRRPYASFLKRASGVVPALSVTAANELHGIADDWSRLATTVRRASEAETEAELSTHLAEASRRTQTIADLEERFWKRLLVGIA from the coding sequence ATGTCCGCCATCCACGACGGTCGACGGGGAAGCGCTACGCCGGAGGGGTTCGACCACGCGTCCGGGTTCCACTGCGGCTCGACCGCCCTCCACGGGCTGTCGAACCGGTACGGCTGGGTGGCCTCGGAGACCGTCTGCTTCGGGCTCGGCGAGGGGATCGGGTTCACGTACTTCACGCCGGGGTCGAGCCCGGACCGGGCGTTCTTCGGCCGGTCGCCGGAGCTGGAGACGACCTTCCTCGACCGGATCGGCGTGGCGTACGACCACCGATCCGGCGGCGGCTGGGGGCGAACCCGCGACCGCCTCGAGACGCGGCTCGCGGACGGGGACCCAGTCCTGCTCGCCACGGACGTCGCCCGGCTCCCGTACTTCGACACCGACACCCACTTCGCGCCACACCGGGTCCTCTGTGTCGGACTCGAGGGCGGCGATGGCGGGTCGGGTCACGGTCGAGTCGCGCTGATCGCGGACAACGAGTTCGACGACGTCAAGCGGGTGCCGCTGGCGACGCTCCGAGACGCGATGACCGACGACCACCTGGTCCCGATCCGGAACCGGACCACGGTCGTCACGGACCCGCACCCGGAGCGGTTGCCGGCGGGGTCGGAGGGCGTGACCGCGATCGAGGATGCCGTCGAGACGGTGTTCGAGGAGGCGATCGAGTCGACCGCTCGATCCATGCTCGACCCGTCGACGGCGGCCGACCGGTCCCGGGATGCGGCATTCGCGGTCGCCGGGGTCGAGGGGATCCGGACGCTCGCCGCGGACCTCCCGCAGTGGGCTGACCGCTCCGAGCCACGGTGGACGGCCCGGATGGCTGCGCAGAACGTCGAGGCGCGGGGGACCGGCGGCGGGGCGTTCCGGCGACCGTACGCGTCGTTTCTGAAGCGGGCGAGTGGGGTCGTTCCCGCGCTCTCCGTGACGGCTGCGAACGAACTGCACGGGATCGCGGACGACTGGTCGCGGCTCGCGACGACCGTCCGGCGCGCGAGCGAGGCCGAGACGGAGGCGGAGCTGTCGACCCACCTCGCGGAGGCGTCCCGCCGGACGCAAACGATCGCCGACCTCGAGGAGCGGTTCTGGAAGCGGCTGCTCGTGGGGATCGCCTGA
- a CDS encoding acetate--CoA ligase family protein: MSDRGVVDGTTAPAAATRIDEDAVESIVERVRAADRTTLTEAESKSLLDAAGIQTPDRAVVADTEEAITAAEAIGYPVVAKVSSPAVTHKTEWADGAGVALDLADADAVADATAAIHEAAADEGIDAEVLIEDAADLDAGTELIVGGMNTPSFGPVTLVGLGGVFTEVYEDVAHRIAPVTAAEARAAVESLTAAPLLSGYRGRPPGDVDALVETVQAVGDLLIEAPAIDEIDVNPVLVSPDGAVALDALVVLAE; encoded by the coding sequence ATGTCTGACCGCGGCGTCGTCGACGGGACGACCGCTCCCGCCGCCGCGACCCGGATCGACGAGGACGCCGTCGAATCGATCGTCGAACGCGTCCGCGCCGCCGACCGCACCACGCTGACCGAGGCCGAGTCGAAGTCGCTGCTCGACGCGGCGGGGATCCAGACGCCCGATCGTGCAGTCGTCGCCGACACGGAGGAGGCGATCACCGCGGCTGAAGCGATCGGCTATCCCGTCGTCGCGAAGGTCTCGTCACCGGCGGTCACCCACAAGACGGAGTGGGCCGACGGCGCCGGGGTCGCGCTCGACCTCGCCGATGCGGACGCGGTCGCCGACGCGACCGCCGCGATCCACGAGGCGGCTGCCGACGAGGGGATCGACGCCGAGGTGCTGATCGAGGACGCCGCCGATCTCGATGCGGGGACCGAGCTCATCGTCGGCGGGATGAACACCCCGTCGTTCGGCCCCGTGACCCTCGTCGGGCTCGGCGGCGTCTTCACCGAGGTGTACGAGGACGTCGCGCATCGGATCGCGCCGGTGACGGCCGCGGAAGCGCGCGCCGCGGTCGAGTCGTTGACGGCCGCGCCGCTGCTGTCCGGCTATCGCGGACGACCGCCGGGCGACGTCGACGCGCTCGTGGAGACGGTGCAGGCGGTCGGCGATCTGTTGATCGAGGCGCCGGCCATCGACGAGATCGACGTCAACCCGGTGCTCGTCTCGCCGGACGGCGCGGTCGCGCTGGACGCGCTGGTCGTCCTCGCGGAGTGA
- a CDS encoding CoA-binding protein, which produces MNVGSLFQPASIAVVGASRAPEKIGHQVLVNLRAFDGTIHPVNPSAEGEIFGREFVASVTEIDDDVDLALVAVPAPVVPDVIDECAAADVDAAVIYAGGFAEAGPEGEDRQDRIVETATAHEMAVLGPNTSGFVIPGDGLCGSFASGVEEVPAGGTCVIAQSGGVAHSLAFQTLREGRGLSAMVGLGNRATVGFPEAIAHFDDHAATDAIVLHVEGTDRGRELLEASRAADTPVIAYKVGESDVGAFAESHTGALTGDHELYLAGFEQYGIPTVESTQELLDGAAVLGDGPLPAGPNVGVITAQAGPGIIIADRIQRSGGHLPQLADATSEEIADILPGITYAENPVDTGRPMPEFGDVVAAVAADDAIDVVLVNELYEDALGLPVDRMRSLVGTVEKPIVFATDGPPADFGDDVAALREAGIPVFHSPERAADVVSLLARYGALAGDGDPDTNDDGTAESTGVSADV; this is translated from the coding sequence ATGAACGTTGGTAGCCTGTTCCAACCGGCGTCGATCGCCGTGGTGGGCGCCTCGCGTGCTCCCGAAAAGATCGGCCACCAGGTGCTCGTCAACCTCCGGGCGTTCGACGGCACGATCCATCCCGTCAACCCCTCGGCGGAGGGCGAGATCTTCGGCCGTGAGTTCGTCGCCTCCGTGACCGAGATCGACGACGACGTCGACCTCGCGCTCGTGGCGGTACCGGCGCCGGTCGTGCCGGACGTGATCGATGAGTGTGCGGCCGCGGACGTCGACGCCGCCGTGATCTACGCCGGCGGCTTCGCCGAGGCGGGCCCGGAGGGGGAGGACCGCCAGGACAGGATCGTCGAGACGGCGACCGCCCACGAGATGGCGGTGCTCGGACCGAACACGAGCGGGTTCGTGATCCCCGGTGACGGCCTGTGTGGGTCGTTCGCAAGCGGCGTCGAGGAGGTCCCGGCGGGTGGCACCTGCGTGATCGCTCAAAGCGGCGGCGTCGCCCACTCGCTGGCGTTCCAGACGCTCCGCGAGGGACGCGGGCTCTCCGCGATGGTCGGGCTCGGCAACCGCGCGACGGTCGGGTTTCCGGAGGCGATCGCCCACTTCGACGACCACGCCGCCACCGACGCGATCGTCCTTCACGTCGAGGGCACCGACCGGGGCCGCGAACTCCTCGAGGCGTCGCGGGCCGCGGACACGCCGGTGATCGCCTACAAGGTCGGCGAGTCGGACGTGGGCGCGTTCGCGGAGTCGCACACCGGCGCGCTGACCGGCGACCACGAGCTCTATCTCGCGGGATTCGAACAGTACGGGATCCCGACCGTCGAGTCGACCCAGGAGCTGCTCGACGGCGCGGCCGTGTTGGGCGACGGACCGCTTCCGGCGGGCCCCAACGTCGGCGTCATCACCGCCCAGGCCGGCCCGGGGATCATCATCGCCGACCGGATTCAGCGCTCCGGCGGGCACCTCCCCCAGCTCGCCGACGCGACGAGCGAGGAGATCGCCGACATCCTGCCGGGGATCACCTACGCCGAGAATCCGGTCGACACCGGCCGGCCGATGCCCGAGTTCGGCGACGTCGTCGCGGCGGTCGCCGCGGACGACGCGATCGACGTCGTCCTCGTGAACGAGCTCTACGAGGACGCGCTCGGGTTGCCCGTCGACCGGATGCGGTCGTTGGTCGGGACGGTCGAGAAGCCGATCGTCTTCGCGACGGACGGTCCGCCCGCGGACTTCGGGGACGACGTCGCCGCGCTCCGGGAGGCGGGGATCCCCGTGTTCCACTCGCCCGAGCGCGCCGCGGACGTCGTGAGTCTGCTCGCGCGATACGGCGCGCTCGCGGGCGACGGGGACCCGGACACAAACGACGACGGAACCGCCGAGTCGACGGGGGTGAGCGCCGATGTCTGA
- a CDS encoding FAD-dependent monooxygenase: MSEPTTDAPVLIAGAGPVGMTTALALHARGVESTILERDPADRDRSGSRAIYVHGSTLRTLERIHPGLGTDLVDEGLLWPTRHTRWRGKQVFRRTYDSPGGSGDIPHFTSLPQVVTEEYMHEAVAEAGIDIHWEAEVETVESSPDGVRVETADGREWAAEYLVGADGGGSQVRNEIGAEFEGDQSENSFIIADIEDAEEDPLPLERLFHYDAPETDGRNVLLVPFEGGWRLDIQCFEDDDPEALTEDGRMREFVRDVMGEEYVDHITWVSTYKFLQVMADSFVDEHRRVLLAGEAAHLLAPFGARGMNSGVADADEAASAIAVAVNARTDAVARDEVELYAARREKAAEYNLNAAGQALEYLQGEDPVTVLRKEAAASLADHFEAAGEWLDDAPYGPHGTPPIVSTGNY; this comes from the coding sequence ATGAGCGAACCTACCACGGACGCGCCGGTGCTGATCGCCGGTGCCGGGCCGGTCGGGATGACGACGGCGCTGGCGCTGCACGCCCGCGGCGTCGAATCGACGATCCTCGAGCGCGACCCTGCTGACCGCGATCGGTCCGGGAGCCGGGCGATCTACGTGCACGGGTCGACGCTGCGGACGCTCGAGCGCATCCACCCCGGACTCGGCACCGACCTCGTCGACGAGGGGCTCCTCTGGCCGACCCGCCACACGCGCTGGCGGGGCAAGCAGGTGTTCCGGCGGACCTACGACTCCCCCGGCGGGTCCGGCGACATCCCGCATTTCACCAGCCTCCCGCAGGTCGTGACGGAGGAATACATGCACGAGGCGGTGGCGGAAGCCGGGATCGACATCCACTGGGAGGCCGAGGTCGAGACGGTCGAGTCCTCGCCCGACGGCGTGCGCGTCGAGACGGCCGACGGCCGCGAGTGGGCGGCCGAGTACCTCGTCGGCGCGGACGGCGGCGGCTCACAGGTTCGCAACGAGATCGGCGCCGAGTTCGAGGGCGACCAGTCGGAGAACTCCTTCATCATCGCCGACATCGAGGACGCCGAGGAGGACCCGCTGCCGCTCGAGCGCCTGTTCCACTACGACGCCCCCGAGACCGACGGGCGGAACGTCCTGCTGGTCCCGTTCGAGGGCGGCTGGCGGCTCGACATCCAGTGTTTCGAGGACGACGACCCCGAGGCGCTCACCGAGGACGGGCGGATGCGCGAGTTCGTCCGCGACGTGATGGGCGAGGAGTACGTCGACCACATCACCTGGGTGTCGACCTACAAGTTCCTGCAGGTGATGGCGGACTCCTTCGTGGACGAGCACCGGCGCGTGCTGCTGGCGGGCGAGGCGGCCCACCTGCTTGCCCCCTTCGGGGCGCGCGGCATGAACTCCGGGGTCGCCGACGCCGACGAGGCGGCCTCCGCGATCGCGGTCGCCGTGAACGCTCGGACCGACGCCGTCGCCCGCGACGAAGTCGAACTCTACGCCGCCCGCCGCGAGAAGGCCGCCGAGTACAACCTGAACGCGGCCGGGCAGGCGCTCGAGTACCTCCAGGGCGAGGACCCCGTCACCGTGTTGCGCAAGGAGGCCGCCGCATCGCTGGCGGACCACTTCGAGGCGGCCGGCGAATGGCTCGACGACGCACCCTACGGCCCGCACGGCACCCCGCCGATCGTCTCGACGGGCAACTACTGA
- a CDS encoding class I adenylate-forming enzyme family protein has translation MNYLDAFDRSVRCHPGRDAIRTDDGRSLTYAALDDRTDRLATALETLAPGERVATLAYNGSEVVEALLASHKRGLGNVQLPFRESAGALVEMLEPTDPAVLVFDERTAERALDVLDRTAIETGVSIDGDGTDRGDVRDYESLIADVDPDDGRPQSYGNEHGMLFTSGTTGVAKAVPFDQEQLWYGSTQDVMEMQLDHRDVGVLATPWYHMVTTNAWIMPHLQVGATLVIQSDFDPSETLDLIESNEATGLLAVPTQLHTLVDEQREGDYDLASLAYIRTGGSVVTEELSEAVAEHLSEGLYNTYGLTEGGPNLAFADPETQRANPGTIGTESFTWELRVVESTGPEVEPDPTATVDPGETGEVIGKSPGMATEYVGRPHESERLTVDGWLRTGDVARIDEDGLLYIVDRVDNMIVSGGENVYPQEVEAVLTAHGDVAAAAVVGREDERWGQRIAAVVAVTGDVTEADLDAYCQAHDGLADFKRPREYVITRESFPRTSTGKIRRDDVRTTFFEE, from the coding sequence ATGAACTACCTCGACGCATTCGACCGGTCGGTCCGGTGTCATCCGGGTCGGGACGCGATCCGGACCGACGACGGCCGATCCCTGACGTACGCCGCCCTGGACGACCGAACCGACCGCCTGGCGACCGCCCTCGAGACGCTCGCGCCCGGCGAGCGCGTCGCCACGCTCGCGTACAACGGCAGCGAGGTGGTCGAGGCCCTCCTCGCGAGCCACAAGCGCGGGCTCGGAAACGTGCAGCTCCCCTTCCGCGAGAGCGCCGGCGCCCTCGTGGAGATGCTCGAGCCGACGGACCCGGCGGTGCTCGTCTTCGACGAACGAACGGCCGAGCGCGCCCTCGACGTCCTCGACCGGACCGCGATCGAAACCGGAGTCAGCATCGACGGCGACGGGACCGACCGCGGGGACGTCCGTGACTACGAGTCGCTGATCGCCGACGTCGACCCCGACGACGGCCGGCCGCAGTCGTACGGGAACGAACACGGAATGTTGTTTACGAGCGGGACCACCGGCGTCGCCAAGGCGGTGCCGTTCGACCAGGAGCAGCTGTGGTACGGCAGCACCCAGGACGTCATGGAGATGCAGCTGGACCACCGGGACGTCGGCGTGCTTGCGACCCCGTGGTACCATATGGTCACCACGAACGCGTGGATCATGCCGCACCTGCAGGTCGGCGCGACGCTCGTGATCCAGAGCGACTTCGACCCGTCCGAGACGCTTGACCTGATCGAATCGAACGAGGCGACGGGGCTGCTCGCGGTCCCGACCCAGCTGCACACGTTGGTCGACGAACAGCGCGAGGGGGACTACGACCTCGCGTCGCTGGCGTACATCCGGACCGGCGGGTCGGTCGTGACCGAGGAGCTCTCCGAGGCGGTCGCCGAACACCTCAGCGAGGGACTCTACAACACCTACGGGCTCACCGAGGGCGGTCCGAACCTGGCGTTCGCCGACCCCGAGACCCAGCGGGCGAACCCCGGCACGATCGGCACGGAGTCGTTCACCTGGGAGCTGCGCGTGGTCGAATCCACCGGTCCGGAGGTCGAACCCGACCCGACCGCCACGGTCGACCCCGGTGAGACCGGCGAGGTGATCGGGAAGAGCCCCGGGATGGCCACCGAGTACGTCGGCCGGCCGCACGAGAGCGAGCGGCTGACCGTCGACGGCTGGCTCCGAACCGGCGACGTCGCCCGGATCGATGAGGACGGCCTCCTCTACATCGTCGACCGGGTGGACAACATGATCGTCAGCGGCGGCGAGAACGTCTACCCGCAGGAGGTCGAGGCCGTGCTGACCGCCCACGGGGACGTCGCGGCGGCCGCCGTCGTCGGCCGCGAGGACGAGCGATGGGGCCAACGCATCGCGGCGGTCGTCGCCGTCACCGGGGACGTGACCGAGGCGGACCTCGACGCGTACTGTCAGGCCCACGACGGACTGGCCGACTTCAAGCGCCCCCGCGAGTACGTGATCACCCGGGAATCGTTCCCGCGGACCTCGACCGGGAAGATCCGGCGCGACGACGTGCGGACGACGTTCTTCGAGGAGTGA
- a CDS encoding MBL fold metallo-hydrolase: MIEEIAPDVYDVTVREQGGGRYRVFLFDGPSPTLVDAGFADTVETVVAATDELGIEPERIVITHGDGDHIGGLAGLAEAFDPEVWIPEGLVIEEAIEEAIDEAIEADRSTLDAGRINRYGDGDAVGPFEAVATPGHTPTHHSLVDEDDGIAVLGDAVFGADRRGLPEGYFVLPTARYSADLNAADESLARLLEFEFDVGLVYHGSSVLEDAGGRLDRFVNFAGTA; the protein is encoded by the coding sequence ATGATCGAGGAGATCGCACCCGACGTGTACGACGTCACCGTTCGTGAACAGGGCGGCGGTCGCTACCGCGTCTTCCTGTTCGATGGGCCAAGCCCGACGCTCGTCGACGCCGGGTTCGCGGACACGGTGGAGACGGTCGTGGCGGCGACCGACGAGCTCGGGATCGAGCCCGAACGGATCGTGATCACCCATGGCGACGGCGACCACATCGGCGGGCTCGCGGGACTCGCCGAGGCGTTCGATCCGGAGGTGTGGATCCCCGAAGGGCTGGTGATCGAGGAGGCGATCGAGGAGGCGATCGATGAGGCGATCGAGGCTGACCGATCCACCCTCGACGCCGGTCGGATCAACCGGTACGGCGACGGCGACGCCGTCGGTCCCTTCGAGGCCGTCGCGACGCCGGGGCACACGCCGACTCACCACTCGCTGGTCGACGAGGACGACGGGATCGCGGTCCTCGGGGACGCCGTCTTCGGCGCCGACAGACGCGGGCTCCCCGAGGGCTACTTCGTGTTGCCGACCGCCCGCTACTCGGCGGACCTGAACGCGGCGGACGAGAGCCTGGCGCGGCTGCTGGAGTTCGAGTTCGACGTCGGGCTCGTTTATCACGGCTCGAGCGTGCTCGAGGACGCCGGCGGGAGACTCGACCGGTTCGTGAACTTCGCGGGAACGGCCTGA
- a CDS encoding fumarylacetoacetate hydrolase family protein, translating into MRFVQYDEGRLGLLTDDGTGIIDLTDRLGLGSEDPLAEYIEGDYDASEYADAEADVAVEDAHLGSPIRRPGKVIAAPLNYENHIEEAIADRDITTDEWFSIEDKGYFLKAPSSVVGPDDGIELPFSDRRCDHEVELAFVMGEDVKDVSTEEAWDSIFGYTILLDISVRGDQDRSNRKSYDTFTVIGPAVVTADEIDDPQNLDLELELNGEVRQSDNTSDMVYTCGNVVQYASIGATVEAGDVITTGTPEGVGALADGDTIEATIEGIGSMTVDVTERDRTFDDVNVNKDG; encoded by the coding sequence ATGCGATTCGTCCAGTACGACGAGGGTCGCCTCGGATTGCTCACCGACGACGGAACCGGCATCATCGATCTGACGGACCGGCTCGGGCTCGGCTCCGAGGATCCGCTGGCGGAATACATCGAGGGCGACTACGACGCGAGCGAGTACGCCGACGCCGAGGCGGACGTCGCGGTCGAGGACGCCCATCTCGGCTCGCCGATCCGCCGGCCCGGCAAGGTGATCGCCGCGCCGCTGAACTACGAGAACCACATCGAGGAGGCGATCGCCGACCGCGACATCACCACCGACGAGTGGTTCTCGATCGAGGACAAGGGTTACTTCCTGAAGGCCCCCTCCAGCGTCGTCGGCCCCGACGACGGGATCGAGCTCCCCTTCTCGGACCGGCGGTGTGACCACGAGGTCGAACTCGCGTTCGTGATGGGCGAGGACGTCAAGGACGTCTCCACCGAGGAGGCCTGGGACAGCATCTTCGGGTACACGATCCTGCTCGACATCTCCGTCCGCGGCGACCAGGACCGCTCGAACCGCAAGTCCTACGACACCTTCACCGTGATCGGCCCGGCGGTCGTCACCGCCGACGAGATCGACGATCCCCAGAACCTCGACCTCGAACTCGAACTCAACGGCGAGGTCCGCCAGTCGGACAACACCTCGGACATGGTCTACACCTGCGGCAACGTCGTCCAGTACGCCTCCATCGGCGCCACCGTCGAGGCCGGTGACGTGATCACTACCGGCACGCCCGAGGGCGTCGGCGCGCTCGCCGACGGCGACACGATCGAGGCCACCATCGAGGGAATCGGTTCGATGACCGTCGACGTCACGGAGCGCGACCGGACCTTCGACGACGTCAACGTGAACAAGGACGGGTAG
- a CDS encoding cupin domain-containing protein, which produces MAQSEPDPEELLELSSETRTILEEHSLRPLWEVEDELGTALDDPEPGVWKWEDVREAIDHIEEDVPIADLPPGFQRRVAVPINTAHAISNSIYVGIQTVSPGETAPSHRHGANALRFSIDGHEDMKTVVAGEEFPMRNNDLITTPQWEWHDHVNDSDETAAWLDVLDLPLVLDSMNARNVFENHELERQPVTKTPGYWDSQYGNGRPEGDAGDGSIPGPFEGIREPTPPYRFGWDEMLEALRQRADNDEPDPHDGYSLSYVNPATGSPPLFPTMTFRAQLLNEGPTDPHFHNATEVYFVIEGEGATHVGDEALEWSQWDVFIVPPDEIHHHEPDDEAILLGMSDRPVLEAFNFYAEAEPSS; this is translated from the coding sequence ATGGCACAGTCAGAGCCCGATCCGGAGGAGCTCCTGGAGCTGAGTTCCGAAACCCGGACGATCCTCGAGGAGCACAGTCTCCGTCCGCTGTGGGAGGTCGAGGACGAGCTGGGAACCGCCCTGGACGACCCCGAGCCGGGCGTCTGGAAGTGGGAGGACGTCCGGGAGGCGATCGACCACATCGAGGAGGACGTGCCGATCGCCGACCTCCCGCCGGGGTTCCAGCGCCGCGTCGCCGTCCCGATCAACACCGCCCACGCGATATCGAACAGCATCTACGTCGGGATCCAGACGGTCTCGCCGGGCGAGACCGCACCGTCACACCGTCACGGGGCGAACGCGCTCCGGTTCTCGATCGACGGCCACGAGGACATGAAGACGGTCGTGGCGGGCGAGGAGTTCCCGATGCGGAACAACGACCTGATCACCACCCCGCAGTGGGAGTGGCACGACCACGTCAACGACTCCGACGAGACCGCCGCCTGGCTCGACGTCCTCGACCTGCCGCTCGTGCTCGACTCGATGAACGCCCGCAACGTCTTCGAGAACCACGAGCTCGAGCGCCAGCCGGTCACCAAGACGCCGGGCTACTGGGACTCCCAGTACGGCAACGGCCGCCCGGAGGGCGACGCCGGCGACGGCTCGATCCCGGGTCCCTTCGAGGGGATCCGCGAGCCGACGCCGCCCTACCGGTTCGGCTGGGACGAGATGCTCGAGGCGCTCCGCCAGCGCGCGGACAACGACGAGCCCGACCCCCACGACGGCTACAGCCTCTCGTACGTCAACCCCGCGACCGGAAGCCCGCCGCTGTTCCCGACGATGACGTTCCGCGCCCAGCTGCTCAACGAGGGACCGACCGACCCGCACTTCCACAACGCCACCGAAGTGTACTTCGTCATCGAGGGCGAGGGCGCGACCCACGTCGGCGACGAGGCCCTCGAGTGGAGCCAGTGGGACGTCTTCATCGTCCCGCCCGATGAGATCCATCACCACGAGCCCGACGACGAGGCGATCCTGCTCGGGATGAGCGACCGTCCCGTCCTCGAGGCGTTCAACTTCTACGCCGAGGCGGAGCCGTCGTCGTAG
- a CDS encoding SLC13 family permease, whose translation MSGRVRERLGSPTVAFPIATIAGAIPLVAVGGDPGQMLSITVFCIGLWVLAPIRPAYTSVIGIGLLAAVFTPELALSGFGSSATWLVGFGLLMGVATRRSGLAGLAGDRVIARCVPASVRSGGETMAPARVYRRLLVGLGLSAHALALLVPSALVRVLLLAPILSTIGSRFDDRTARVGLYLGPLFATFYGSPGFLTADLPNIIISGLAESVAGHTIAWSEWALHLYPVMGITRVAAVLAVVYVLFRPDAGSTVVFEDVDVESADQESVGLESVGHEPTGRESAPDGGDDADVNRPGRMLAFLLVGTAIWTTDFVHGLDPVVGALAVVILAFLPGIGVVSFEIVDAEADFTILFFVAVVLSIGDGLAATGVSETAATVLLGSIPADVPLAVSLTLVYLSTAALALLMEGLAVASVLTPVLIPFAEASGLPLTPVLLSETLALSTYFFPYQSAVLIAMLAEGDVETRELIRTTAACSLVTMVVLFPLQLLWFGVLY comes from the coding sequence GTGAGCGGACGAGTACGCGAGCGGCTTGGCAGCCCCACGGTCGCGTTCCCGATCGCGACGATCGCCGGCGCGATCCCCCTCGTAGCCGTCGGCGGCGATCCGGGGCAAATGCTCTCGATCACCGTCTTCTGCATCGGCCTGTGGGTGCTTGCGCCGATCCGGCCGGCGTACACCAGCGTGATCGGGATCGGGCTGCTCGCCGCGGTCTTCACGCCGGAGCTGGCGCTGTCGGGGTTCGGGTCGTCGGCGACCTGGCTGGTCGGCTTCGGCCTGTTGATGGGGGTCGCGACCCGCCGAAGCGGGCTGGCGGGGCTCGCCGGGGACCGCGTGATCGCCCGCTGCGTGCCCGCGTCGGTTCGGTCCGGCGGCGAGACGATGGCCCCGGCGCGGGTCTATCGGCGCCTCCTCGTCGGCCTCGGGCTGTCCGCGCACGCGCTCGCGCTGCTCGTCCCGTCCGCGCTCGTCCGGGTGCTGTTGCTCGCGCCGATCCTCTCGACGATCGGCTCGCGGTTCGACGACCGAACGGCCCGAGTCGGGCTCTACCTGGGCCCGTTGTTCGCGACCTTCTACGGCTCGCCGGGGTTCCTGACGGCCGACCTGCCGAACATCATCATCTCCGGGCTGGCCGAGTCGGTCGCCGGCCACACGATCGCCTGGAGCGAGTGGGCGCTGCACCTGTACCCCGTGATGGGTATCACGCGGGTGGCCGCCGTGCTCGCGGTCGTGTACGTCCTGTTCCGGCCCGACGCCGGCTCGACGGTCGTTTTCGAGGACGTGGACGTCGAGTCGGCGGATCAGGAATCGGTCGGCCTCGAATCGGTCGGCCACGAACCGACCGGCCGCGAATCGGCGCCCGATGGTGGTGATGATGCTGACGTCAACCGCCCCGGACGCATGTTGGCGTTCCTGCTCGTCGGCACGGCGATCTGGACGACCGACTTCGTGCACGGGCTCGACCCGGTCGTGGGCGCGCTCGCGGTCGTGATCCTGGCGTTCCTGCCGGGGATCGGGGTGGTCTCCTTCGAGATCGTCGACGCGGAGGCGGACTTCACGATCCTCTTTTTCGTCGCGGTCGTGCTGTCGATCGGCGACGGGCTCGCGGCGACCGGCGTCTCCGAGACCGCGGCGACGGTGCTTTTGGGATCGATCCCGGCGGACGTGCCGCTGGCGGTGAGTCTGACGCTCGTCTACCTGAGCACCGCCGCCCTGGCGCTGCTGATGGAGGGGCTGGCCGTGGCGAGCGTGCTCACCCCGGTGCTCATCCCGTTCGCGGAGGCGTCCGGGCTCCCGCTGACGCCCGTGTTGCTCTCGGAGACGCTCGCGCTCAGCACCTACTTCTTCCCGTACCAGTCGGCGGTGCTGATCGCGATGCTCGCGGAGGGTGACGTCGAGACGAGGGAGCTGATCCGCACGACCGCCGCCTGCTCGCTCGTGACGATGGTCGTCCTCTTCCCGCTCCAACTGCTGTGGTTCGGGGTTCTGTACTGA